The following proteins are encoded in a genomic region of Limosilactobacillus reuteri subsp. reuteri:
- a CDS encoding helix-turn-helix domain-containing protein, with protein sequence MIITVSNYKKVKDMSIGNRIADLRTNNHMSQFQLAKVLGIGTSTLGMYETNKRKPSPKVLNKIADYFDVSTDYLLGRKSKADQVHNATVDEALGTIMSFEGQPVTEHDKKVMKDLLESYLRNKE encoded by the coding sequence ATGATTATCACAGTTAGTAATTATAAGAAGGTGAAGGATATGTCCATAGGTAATAGAATAGCCGATTTAAGGACAAATAATCATATGTCACAATTCCAATTAGCAAAAGTATTAGGAATTGGAACAAGCACTTTAGGAATGTACGAAACGAATAAAAGAAAGCCTAGCCCTAAAGTCTTAAATAAAATAGCTGATTATTTCGATGTTTCTACTGATTATTTATTAGGGCGCAAGAGTAAAGCAGATCAAGTACATAATGCGACTGTTGATGAAGCTCTCGGAACAATTATGTCATTCGAAGGCCAACCCGTTACTGAACATGATAAGAAAGTAATGAAAGATTTACTAGAAAGTTATCTCAGAAATAAAGAGTAA
- a CDS encoding LacI family DNA-binding transcriptional regulator: protein MMNKQMTQHTTIADVAKAAGVSVTTVSRIINGRYDKMRPATRKRVEKAIKDLHFVPTASARQLRQTHSHVVGILVGDISNPFSSLLAKGIDDVLQQAGYDILLMNTNNSRENESRALQRLYQQRVDGIIVQPNSRHFSQFAPAIHNDIPLVIVDREVDDQPSTVGKVTSANRDACYNLGKILYQNGYQNILTVSAHFAEASGQIPRIAGLKVAAADNGLSYHNIETRGHDRQWLAKTFLQQLNELKGKTAVVSLMGPILFDLLAIFKELNLSFPEDLGLVSFDDWEWSQYVANGIFLLKQDMELMGSLAANKLLTQINQQSTISSTTLLPVEIIAHQSL from the coding sequence ATGATGAATAAACAAATGACGCAACATACTACTATCGCTGACGTTGCTAAAGCAGCTGGTGTTTCAGTGACTACCGTTTCACGTATTATCAATGGTCGTTATGATAAAATGCGCCCAGCAACGCGGAAACGGGTGGAAAAAGCAATTAAAGACCTTCACTTTGTTCCAACCGCTTCCGCACGACAGCTTCGACAAACTCATAGTCACGTTGTCGGAATCCTCGTTGGAGATATTTCTAACCCCTTTTCATCTTTACTTGCCAAAGGAATCGATGATGTTTTGCAACAAGCGGGCTATGATATCCTCCTCATGAATACGAACAACTCACGGGAAAATGAAAGTCGTGCTCTTCAGCGACTATACCAACAACGAGTTGACGGAATTATTGTCCAGCCTAATTCCCGTCACTTTAGTCAATTCGCCCCTGCTATTCATAACGACATTCCCCTCGTAATTGTCGACCGTGAAGTTGATGACCAGCCTTCTACAGTTGGCAAGGTCACTTCTGCTAATCGTGATGCTTGTTATAACCTCGGTAAGATTCTGTATCAAAATGGTTATCAGAATATTTTAACTGTCAGCGCACACTTTGCGGAGGCATCTGGTCAGATTCCTCGAATTGCCGGTTTAAAGGTCGCTGCTGCTGATAACGGGCTAAGCTATCACAATATTGAAACCCGAGGACATGATCGGCAGTGGCTTGCTAAAACGTTTCTGCAACAGTTAAATGAGCTTAAAGGCAAAACTGCTGTCGTTTCATTAATGGGACCCATTTTATTTGACCTTTTAGCAATTTTTAAGGAATTAAACCTTTCTTTCCCTGAAGATCTTGGCTTAGTTAGCTTTGATGATTGGGAATGGTCGCAATATGTCGCTAATGGAATTTTTCTGTTGAAGCAAGATATGGAGCTAATGGGTAGCTTAGCAGCTAATAAACTTTTAACGCAAATTAACCAACAAAGCACGATCAGTTCCACTACCCTTTTACCAGTTGAAATCATTGCACACCAGTCACTTTAG
- a CDS encoding ImmA/IrrE family metallo-endopeptidase, with translation MDNKLKELLEELNAVVMYGSLDCPGRIAFPPILEGKAVIYIDTKLTETQQKTVLIHELGHLAKQRDEKELYDVTISMKMKMEYGANKFMIKYLFSNYIDVTGDDPHSVNYLEFMRQNDIPSRDENIVKEVILNY, from the coding sequence ATGGATAATAAGTTGAAAGAACTTCTCGAAGAATTGAATGCCGTAGTAATGTATGGAAGCCTTGATTGCCCGGGACGCATTGCTTTTCCACCTATTTTAGAAGGGAAAGCAGTTATATACATAGATACTAAATTAACTGAAACTCAGCAAAAAACAGTTTTAATTCATGAATTAGGTCATCTTGCTAAGCAACGTGACGAAAAAGAACTTTATGATGTAACAATTTCTATGAAGATGAAAATGGAATATGGCGCTAACAAATTTATGATTAAATACCTTTTCTCTAATTACATTGACGTCACTGGCGATGATCCACACTCGGTGAATTATCTTGAGTTTATGCGCCAAAACGATATCCCGTCGCGCGATGAAAATATTGTTAAAGAAGTTATCTTAAATTATTAA
- a CDS encoding recombinase family protein, with protein sequence MNEQKDKLKKYCEIKDWTIVKEYVDPGRSGSNINRPSMQQLIKDADTGLYDAVLVYKLDRLSRSQKDTLYLIEDVFQKNNIHFISLSENFDTSTAFGKAMIGILSVFAQLEREQIKERMSMGRVGRAKSGKIMEFNNPAFGYEVDGDNYKVDPLRAEIVKRIYKMYLSGTSINKIKETLNLEGHIGNKKNWSDTRIRYILSNPTYLGKIRYDGKTYDGKFSPIIDEETFNKTQNELKERQTATYKRFNMKLRPFQSKYMLSGLLRCGYCGATLFVNSYVYNGKRKLRYNCPSTYKSKQKTRTYKIMDPNCPFKLVYAKDLEPAVINEIKNLALNPQSIQKPVKKKPDIDVEAIQKELAKVRKQQQRLIDLYVISDDVNIDNISKKSADLKLQEETLKKQLAPLEEPNDDDKIVAFNEILAQIKDIDSLDYDKQKFIVKKLIKKIDVWNDNKIKIHWNI encoded by the coding sequence ATTAATGAACAAAAAGATAAACTTAAAAAATATTGTGAAATTAAAGATTGGACGATTGTTAAAGAGTACGTAGATCCTGGTCGCTCCGGATCAAATATCAATCGCCCCAGCATGCAACAGCTTATCAAAGATGCAGATACAGGATTATACGATGCTGTGCTTGTCTATAAACTTGACAGATTGAGCCGAAGTCAAAAGGACACTCTTTACCTTATCGAAGATGTCTTCCAAAAGAATAATATCCATTTCATTAGCTTATCAGAGAATTTCGATACTTCAACCGCATTTGGTAAGGCAATGATCGGAATACTAAGTGTGTTCGCTCAATTAGAACGTGAGCAAATCAAAGAGCGCATGTCAATGGGAAGAGTTGGTCGTGCTAAGTCTGGTAAGATTATGGAATTCAATAATCCTGCATTTGGTTATGAAGTTGATGGCGACAATTATAAAGTAGACCCGTTAAGAGCTGAAATAGTGAAACGAATTTACAAGATGTATCTTAGTGGCACGTCAATTAATAAGATAAAAGAAACACTTAACTTAGAAGGACATATCGGAAATAAAAAGAACTGGTCTGATACTAGAATAAGGTATATTCTTAGCAATCCAACCTACCTTGGCAAAATAAGATATGATGGAAAAACATATGATGGTAAATTTTCTCCAATTATTGACGAGGAAACGTTCAACAAGACACAGAATGAATTAAAAGAACGCCAAACGGCCACCTATAAACGTTTCAATATGAAGCTTAGACCCTTCCAATCAAAATACATGCTATCAGGATTACTACGTTGTGGCTATTGTGGTGCTACTCTCTTCGTTAACTCTTACGTATATAACGGTAAACGCAAACTTCGTTATAACTGTCCTAGCACATACAAATCAAAGCAAAAGACAAGGACGTATAAAATAATGGATCCTAATTGTCCTTTCAAGCTCGTATATGCTAAAGACTTAGAGCCTGCTGTGATAAATGAAATTAAGAATTTAGCGTTGAATCCTCAATCAATACAGAAACCGGTTAAGAAGAAACCTGATATTGATGTGGAAGCAATTCAAAAAGAATTAGCGAAAGTCAGAAAACAGCAACAAAGGTTGATTGACCTCTACGTTATTTCTGATGATGTCAATATTGATAATATCAGTAAGAAAAGCGCTGATTTAAAGCTTCAAGAAGAAACGCTAAAAAAACAACTCGCACCGCTTGAAGAGCCAAATGATGACGATAAAATTGTAGCTTTTAACGAAATATTAGCTCAAATAAAGGACATTGATAGTCTCGACTATGATAAGCAGAAATTTATCGTAAAAAAGTTAATTAAAAAAATAGACGTATGGAACGATAATAAAATTAAGATCCACTGGAATATTTAA
- a CDS encoding helix-turn-helix transcriptional regulator produces MSVTPNKVLIDLRHEKGESQAQAAKNIGISQSMLAMLEAGYRKGSDDTKIKIANYYDKSVDTIFFAVNCHS; encoded by the coding sequence ATGAGCGTCACACCTAACAAAGTCTTAATTGATTTGAGACATGAAAAAGGTGAATCTCAGGCTCAAGCAGCTAAGAATATTGGTATTTCACAATCAATGCTCGCTATGCTTGAAGCTGGTTATCGTAAAGGCAGCGATGACACTAAAATCAAGATTGCTAACTACTACGATAAGTCAGTGGACACTATTTTTTTTGCAGTTAATTGTCACTCTTAG